Proteins from a single region of Cetobacterium ceti:
- a CDS encoding NADH:flavin oxidoreductase, producing the protein MKDLFESVKINNLDIKNAFVRSATWENLTEDGYINEKLLKIYEELAEGEIGLILTGYANIVKEEQPNAGMFGIYDDSFIDGYKQLTEVVHKYNSKIFLQVAYGGTKTTYNLGERIIFAPSDIPERGTGTQGKTMTKKEIDYIVEAFGESARRAKEANFDGIEIHGAHTYLIGQFLSPYYNKREDEYGGSLENRMRFLIEVYQSMRNKVGKEYPIIVKLTASEFFDGGLTFEETKRICKKMEEIGIDGIEISGNIHGKGESLIGKEFDGFILKNEGYFSEYAKEIAKICQIPIITVGGIKTFEGAQEIIDNSEISMIGISRPLLAEPKLIKKWKNGNREKVKCIRCSKCRNKDGNYCIFK; encoded by the coding sequence ATGAAAGATTTATTTGAAAGTGTAAAAATTAATAATTTAGATATTAAAAATGCCTTTGTAAGAAGTGCAACATGGGAAAATTTAACAGAAGATGGATATATAAATGAAAAATTACTTAAAATTTATGAGGAACTTGCAGAGGGTGAAATTGGACTAATTTTAACAGGGTATGCAAATATCGTAAAAGAAGAACAACCTAATGCAGGAATGTTTGGAATATATGATGATAGTTTTATAGATGGATATAAGCAATTAACAGAAGTTGTTCATAAATATAATAGTAAAATATTTTTACAAGTTGCTTATGGTGGAACAAAAACAACTTATAATTTAGGAGAAAGAATTATTTTCGCCCCAAGTGATATTCCTGAAAGGGGAACTGGTACGCAGGGAAAAACTATGACAAAGAAAGAGATAGATTATATTGTAGAAGCCTTTGGAGAAAGTGCTAGGAGAGCTAAGGAAGCTAATTTTGATGGAATAGAAATTCATGGAGCTCATACATATTTAATAGGACAATTTTTATCTCCATATTATAACAAAAGAGAAGATGAATATGGTGGTTCTCTTGAAAATAGAATGAGATTTTTAATAGAAGTTTATCAGTCTATGAGAAATAAAGTAGGAAAAGAATATCCTATTATCGTTAAACTTACTGCAAGTGAATTTTTTGATGGAGGTTTAACCTTTGAAGAAACTAAACGTATCTGTAAAAAAATGGAAGAAATAGGAATTGATGGAATTGAAATTTCTGGAAATATTCATGGAAAAGGTGAGAGTTTAATAGGAAAAGAATTTGATGGATTTATTTTAAAAAATGAAGGATATTTTTCTGAGTATGCAAAAGAAATAGCTAAAATTTGTCAAATACCTATTATTACAGTGGGTGGAATAAAAACTTTTGAAGGTGCACAAGAAATTATAGATAATAGTGAAATATCAATGATTGGAATCTCTAGACCTCTTTTAGCAGAGCCAAAACTTATAAAAAAATGGAAAAATGGAAATAGAGAAAAAGTAAAATGTATAAGATGTAGTAAATGTAGAAATAAAGATGGAAATTATTGTATTTTTAAATAA
- a CDS encoding putative manganese transporter yields MDIFKIIYSSAIEAFLTVGVFVSITLFLIGLIDYKFNGIIISHLEKKGSHQIILASLLGLIPGCGGAIIMVPLYVLGKVSFGALVAAFITTMGDAAFIILVGAPKIYFWILLISGFTGITSGILIDKFNIGKNIKVNLNQNKLEEINRSSEIKDHHHKHFAHNHDDIIDKVLHRSHTSTFIFNFTHNIWYKIFWGLVILSIPLAIEHLAHGHHHSHEEHSIFEIVGFLGTFLCIAYTIISRKFTQGSNFDKVESKLNSIKETIIHSAEETAFLITWVFVAFFLYGIGIQLIGGEEKLLEIISQNGFLVVIIATAFGLIPGCGPQILIASLYLADIVPFSALAANAICNDGDALFPLLALNKKSALMVTIYNVIPALIVGGILYFLELHKIFY; encoded by the coding sequence ATGGACATTTTTAAAATTATTTATTCTTCAGCAATTGAAGCTTTTTTAACTGTTGGAGTTTTTGTTTCAATTACTCTTTTTCTTATTGGATTAATAGATTATAAATTTAATGGGATAATTATATCTCATCTAGAAAAAAAAGGATCTCATCAAATTATCCTAGCATCTTTATTAGGATTAATTCCTGGATGTGGAGGAGCTATTATTATGGTTCCATTATATGTGCTTGGAAAAGTATCCTTTGGAGCATTAGTAGCTGCATTTATTACAACCATGGGAGATGCTGCATTTATTATCTTAGTTGGTGCTCCTAAAATATATTTTTGGATACTTTTAATCAGTGGATTTACTGGAATTACTTCTGGAATTTTAATTGATAAATTCAATATTGGGAAAAATATTAAAGTTAATTTAAATCAAAATAAATTAGAAGAGATTAATCGAAGTTCTGAAATTAAAGATCATCATCATAAACATTTTGCTCATAATCATGATGATATTATAGATAAGGTTTTACATAGGTCACATACAAGTACATTTATATTTAATTTCACCCATAATATTTGGTACAAAATTTTTTGGGGATTAGTTATCTTAAGTATTCCCTTAGCAATAGAACATTTAGCTCATGGTCATCATCATTCCCATGAAGAACATAGTATATTTGAAATTGTTGGATTCTTAGGGACTTTTCTTTGTATTGCCTATACTATTATTAGTAGAAAATTTACTCAAGGAAGTAATTTTGATAAAGTTGAAAGTAAGTTAAATTCTATAAAAGAAACTATAATTCATAGTGCAGAAGAAACTGCATTTCTAATTACTTGGGTTTTTGTAGCTTTCTTTTTATATGGAATAGGAATTCAGTTAATCGGTGGGGAAGAAAAATTATTAGAAATCATTTCTCAAAATGGATTTTTAGTTGTTATTATAGCTACAGCGTTTGGCCTTATACCAGGATGTGGTCCTCAAATTTTAATTGCTTCTCTTTACTTAGCAGATATTGTTCCTTTTTCTGCTTTAGCTGCAAATGCAATTTGTAACGATGGAGATGCTTTATTTCCTCTCTTAGCTTTAAATAAAAAATCTGCATTAATGGTAACAATTTATAATGTAATTCCCGCTCTAATTGTAGGAGGTATTTTATACTTTCTTGAGCTACATAAAATATTTTATTGA
- a CDS encoding sigma-70 family RNA polymerase sigma factor, producing MRKHLDSYIAEISKIKNLTSQEEIYYSKRALNGDEDARETLIISNIRLVVSIAKNYLNSENELLDLIQEGIIGLSRAVELFDPDRGFRFSTYATYWIKQYISKACFNGFKNIKLPVYILELLYNYKKLQDKSFIENKELTDEDAAKILNISKKTLKLLKNINRNTISLYKEIKNSSEDIILLDTVEDSNFGNLSKKVEYLALQNQIEEALSILNQKEKTIIYNRYGFLSDQPKTLTEIGYELGVTRERIRQLEAKALNKLKVKLKKDSMYSLQRI from the coding sequence ATGAGGAAACATTTAGATTCATATATTGCTGAAATAAGTAAAATTAAAAATCTTACTTCCCAAGAGGAAATTTATTATTCCAAAAGAGCTCTTAATGGTGATGAAGATGCCCGTGAAACACTTATTATATCAAACATACGACTAGTAGTAAGTATTGCTAAAAATTATTTAAATAGTGAAAATGAACTCTTAGATCTAATTCAAGAAGGAATTATCGGTTTATCTCGTGCTGTTGAACTTTTTGACCCTGATAGAGGATTTCGTTTTTCAACCTATGCAACATATTGGATAAAACAATATATTTCAAAAGCATGTTTTAATGGATTTAAAAATATCAAATTACCTGTTTATATTCTCGAACTTTTATATAACTATAAAAAGTTGCAAGACAAATCTTTTATAGAAAATAAAGAATTAACAGATGAAGATGCAGCAAAAATTTTAAATATTTCTAAAAAAACTTTAAAACTATTAAAAAATATAAATCGAAATACAATTTCTTTATATAAAGAAATTAAAAATAGTTCTGAAGATATTATTTTACTAGATACCGTTGAAGATAGTAATTTTGGAAATTTATCAAAAAAAGTTGAATATCTAGCTTTACAAAATCAAATTGAAGAAGCCCTTTCTATTCTAAATCAAAAAGAAAAAACTATTATTTATAATAGATATGGCTTTTTAAGTGATCAACCTAAAACCTTAACTGAAATTGGATATGAATTAGGTGTGACAAGAGAAAGAATTAGGCAATTAGAAGCAAAAGCTTTAAATAAATTAAAGGTAAAACTAAAAAAAGATAGTATGTATAGTTTACAAAGAATTTAA
- a CDS encoding helix-turn-helix transcriptional regulator — MYSGAIKALEINMSNQNKDFFSLYKKTLNIFELIITGNNKEFLQLDNLSILSVFNESLSKHENIYEKLITKNNIFFKNDSFKDNVLKIIGNYLDLKDNYNYNRETVLIKLEERCLRLYHFEFYLLKFNLNLIENIYYCPEVKILDQLNLLEDIAQTHITKYFDVIKISGNSAPKLGRSFYSKDGVILRFCLKGEMRFENVSKVLCKNNFIMTRKKFLGIYQILTDDIEYILIHIKENFFEDFYTKIIEKSFFLHKHFKFSPDCLEILNSFKDINQINLVLFRLFSRIFMEYSEHKSFDKNENVIEEIVKHINENITTITVADIQKKFFLNKNNVVSLFLEEFQMYPSQYILDQKLQLAAYDLITQKNKISDISENLNFSNSGFLSKVFKEKYNKTPLEFRKIKQNEIKYLES; from the coding sequence TTGTATAGTGGTGCCATAAAAGCTTTAGAAATAAATATGTCTAATCAAAATAAAGATTTCTTTTCTTTATATAAAAAGACTCTTAATATTTTTGAACTGATTATAACAGGAAATAACAAAGAATTCCTTCAATTAGATAATTTATCCATTTTATCTGTTTTTAATGAGTCTTTAAGTAAACATGAAAATATTTATGAAAAATTGATTACTAAAAACAATATTTTTTTCAAAAATGATTCTTTTAAAGATAATGTTTTAAAAATTATTGGAAATTATTTAGATCTAAAAGATAATTATAATTATAATAGAGAAACCGTTTTAATCAAATTAGAAGAGCGATGTTTACGACTATATCATTTTGAATTTTATTTATTGAAATTTAATTTAAACCTCATAGAAAATATCTATTATTGTCCTGAAGTCAAAATACTTGATCAATTAAATTTATTAGAAGATATTGCTCAAACTCATATAACAAAATATTTTGATGTTATTAAAATTTCTGGAAATAGCGCTCCTAAATTAGGAAGAAGTTTTTATTCTAAAGATGGAGTTATTTTAAGATTTTGTTTAAAAGGAGAAATGCGTTTTGAAAATGTTTCAAAAGTTCTTTGTAAAAATAATTTTATTATGACTAGAAAGAAATTTTTAGGAATATATCAAATCTTAACTGATGACATTGAATATATTCTTATTCATATTAAAGAAAATTTCTTTGAAGATTTTTATACTAAAATTATCGAAAAAAGTTTCTTCCTTCATAAACATTTTAAATTTTCTCCAGACTGTTTAGAAATACTAAATTCATTTAAAGACATAAATCAAATTAATTTAGTTTTATTTCGTCTTTTTTCTCGAATTTTTATGGAATACTCAGAGCACAAATCTTTTGATAAAAATGAAAATGTTATTGAAGAAATTGTTAAACATATTAATGAAAATATAACGACTATAACAGTTGCAGATATACAAAAAAAATTCTTTTTAAATAAAAACAATGTTGTATCTTTATTTCTAGAAGAGTTTCAGATGTATCCATCACAATATATTTTAGATCAAAAATTACAACTTGCTGCATATGATTTAATTACTCAAAAAAATAAAATTTCTGATATTTCAGAAAATTTAAATTTTTCAAATTCAGGATTTTTATCTAAAGTTTTTAAAGAAAAATACAATAAAACTCCCTTAGAATTTAGAAAAATTAAACAAAATGAAATTAAATATTTAGAATCATAA